A single genomic interval of Chloracidobacterium validum harbors:
- a CDS encoding tetratricopeptide repeat protein has product MSRTYSPRQIALGVIALAILVYANTLANGFVYDDISIVQSNPYITDWRRIPWLFTKGYWSHKAGGGGNYRPLAVVTFALEYAVWGIAPMGYHLTNILLHAANVGMVFHVLRLYRASLGVAGVSALVFAVHPVHTDAVASVVGRGELLGMFFGGLMWWAWVNARQAGRRSRDRAQPKLRGVWRWRGAAALAYLAALLSKENMITLPAALWLAEVLHARRACLAHGMWTTRLSCLWHLTRPFWVLAVPLVPYFWLRSLAGEGVSQVAGVGAVPLAGYTLWQRAVIMLESGLTWYRLLFVGYPLRPHYDGLNVTVTLDWTWGKLAGLLLNGGLVVALWLTWRRAPLVAFAIGFWFITLAIVSNVPIPLGALFGERWLYVPSAGYAVAFGYGVWLAWGKAGQGRWVASAWQLRPETIQLCLLLMAGCTIGSYVYRTTHRNLDWRDNYTLFSRFIETDPQHPTGYVNIGDVIMRSQPEQARVFYEKALELEPRQAVAGLTLAAIDIGAGAFEPARKRLERMLTKEPPDLPLPSNHWSLTHALYAQSLAALGERERGRQEAQTALRYAPDAPQALLTAGEAFVSVGERSTAIEVYRRLVSLLPHAGGPRARLGVLLLEAGDAAAAERELTIAAQQLPDSPLVKDWLEQARRQAAIQP; this is encoded by the coding sequence GTGAGCAGGACCTACTCACCACGTCAAATCGCCTTGGGAGTCATTGCGTTAGCGATTTTGGTGTACGCCAATACGCTAGCAAATGGCTTTGTGTACGACGACATCAGCATTGTGCAGTCCAATCCCTACATCACGGACTGGCGGCGTATCCCATGGCTTTTCACCAAAGGCTACTGGAGCCATAAAGCCGGCGGCGGCGGCAACTATCGCCCGCTGGCTGTGGTCACCTTTGCGCTGGAGTACGCGGTCTGGGGTATCGCTCCAATGGGGTATCACCTGACCAACATCTTGCTCCATGCGGCGAATGTAGGGATGGTCTTTCACGTGCTGCGGCTCTACCGTGCTTCTCTAGGGGTGGCCGGCGTATCGGCCCTGGTCTTTGCCGTGCATCCCGTTCATACCGACGCGGTGGCAAGCGTTGTCGGGCGTGGGGAACTGTTGGGGATGTTTTTTGGGGGGCTTATGTGGTGGGCGTGGGTCAACGCCCGTCAAGCGGGCAGGCGATCGCGTGATCGAGCACAGCCTAAGCTCAGAGGGGTATGGCGTTGGCGCGGCGCAGCCGCGCTTGCTTACCTGGCGGCGCTGCTCTCGAAAGAGAACATGATTACCTTGCCAGCGGCCCTGTGGTTGGCGGAAGTTCTCCATGCGCGCCGAGCCTGCTTGGCACATGGGATGTGGACAACACGTTTGAGCTGCCTGTGGCACCTGACACGCCCTTTTTGGGTCTTGGCCGTTCCGCTGGTTCCGTACTTTTGGTTGCGCTCCCTTGCTGGTGAAGGCGTCTCACAAGTGGCCGGGGTGGGGGCGGTGCCGCTGGCCGGTTACACGCTCTGGCAGCGCGCCGTCATCATGCTCGAGTCTGGGTTGACGTGGTACCGGCTCCTGTTCGTCGGGTATCCCCTGCGTCCGCACTATGATGGACTAAATGTCACGGTGACGCTGGATTGGACGTGGGGCAAGCTGGCTGGTTTACTTCTCAACGGCGGGCTGGTCGTTGCTCTGTGGTTGACTTGGCGGCGCGCGCCACTCGTTGCCTTTGCCATCGGTTTTTGGTTTATCACGCTTGCCATTGTGAGCAACGTACCCATCCCGCTCGGCGCCTTGTTTGGCGAGCGCTGGCTGTATGTGCCATCGGCAGGCTATGCCGTGGCCTTCGGCTATGGCGTCTGGCTAGCTTGGGGCAAGGCCGGGCAAGGGAGATGGGTGGCTTCGGCTTGGCAGCTACGCCCTGAGACCATCCAGTTGTGTCTGCTCCTGATGGCAGGCTGCACGATAGGAAGCTATGTGTACCGCACGACGCACCGAAATCTCGACTGGCGGGATAACTACACCCTGTTTTCCCGATTTATTGAAACCGACCCACAGCACCCAACTGGTTATGTCAATATCGGCGACGTGATAATGCGCTCCCAACCCGAGCAAGCGCGGGTCTTTTATGAAAAGGCGCTCGAACTCGAACCGCGCCAGGCCGTGGCCGGCCTTACGCTGGCAGCGATTGACATCGGAGCCGGAGCTTTTGAACCAGCACGGAAACGCCTGGAACGGATGCTTACCAAGGAGCCACCTGATTTACCGCTCCCGTCCAATCACTGGAGCCTCACGCACGCACTCTATGCTCAGTCCCTGGCTGCGCTGGGTGAACGCGAGCGGGGGCGGCAAGAAGCCCAAACGGCCCTGCGTTACGCGCCGGACGCCCCACAAGCGCTACTCACGGCAGGAGAGGCTTTTGTCTCGGTTGGCGAGCGTTCCACGGCAATCGAAGTCTATCGGCGCTTGGTAAGCCTGTTGCCGCATGCGGGCGGCCCACGCGCGCGACTCGGTGTCTTGCTGCTCGAAGCCGGCGATGCCGCCGCCGCCGAACGGGAGCTAACCATTGCCGCACAACAGTTGCCCGATTCGCCACTGGTCAAAGATTGGCTTGAGCAAGCGCGGCGACAGGCTGCTATTCAGCCGTAA
- a CDS encoding shikimate kinase: MRTALNTSGIVFLVGFMGCGKTTIGQRLAKRLGGCFIDLDERITQSTGRAIPELFQQEGEAGFRQVEQAVLRQVCAELAQDPTRWQIVALGGGTFTVAENRADIRRIGCSIWLDVPFEVLATRIAGDGSRPLWKSLADAQKLYESRRAAYAQADIGVLVGASPPGEAVEAILHALALWMGSQNNVRNNLNDLTEQPL, encoded by the coding sequence ATGCGCACCGCGCTCAACACAAGTGGCATCGTCTTTCTCGTTGGGTTCATGGGTTGCGGTAAGACAACCATCGGGCAACGCCTTGCCAAGCGCCTTGGTGGTTGCTTCATTGACCTTGACGAGCGCATCACACAGTCCACGGGACGTGCCATCCCTGAACTCTTTCAGCAGGAAGGCGAAGCTGGGTTCCGCCAAGTTGAGCAGGCGGTCCTCCGTCAGGTGTGCGCCGAACTTGCCCAAGACCCAACCCGATGGCAGATCGTGGCGCTGGGGGGCGGAACCTTCACGGTAGCTGAGAACCGCGCTGACATCCGGCGGATTGGCTGTAGCATCTGGCTCGATGTGCCCTTTGAAGTGCTGGCGACGCGGATCGCTGGAGACGGCAGCCGTCCACTTTGGAAGTCGCTCGCTGATGCTCAAAAGCTCTACGAAAGCCGCCGGGCCGCTTACGCCCAAGCGGACATTGGCGTGCTTGTCGGGGCATCACCGCCGGGTGAAGCCGTGGAGGCCATCCTCCACGCGCTAGCCCTGTGGATGGGATCGCAAAATAATGTACGAAATAACTTAAATGACTTGACAGAACAGCCCCTGTAA
- a CDS encoding S1 family peptidase, translating into MSNTVSNLLVVSLTGTGQERSFVFDKEAVTIGAGAGCDVVLDLPGAAVPGAVAAIHRRAQRLELFVHDADHYAFRVNDELHTPADGTPIALANGDVVAVEPRNVDGSGEPAKVLVQVVAKPSASSLPPEGLMQFPEVDAGGQLHPRTATRFLRELVFALYAEMPTWVRAVALLLTVLIPISVMSATVIVFVFLWNYAKLTEDLRSKNRNSGIQIDALLEENEKLKNRLKDYEEAINFAPKIATNYRGGVCLIVGSYSYRDAQQRPLRYLDHSFDDSRALSADGKLNVSFEGTGNEFIEEFSGTGFVVADGVILTNRHIAQPWWTDPTDKLITQLGGKPYVKEIQAYFPEHKSPFVLKPVGFSQESDVAMCTFTPGDAKIPKLPIEGFGDDDGRSLPDITGQAILLMGFPNGVEVLVAQLTDGQLKRDLERRLKVSEKAILLAQRGELVPLVTQGHVTRLVAGRIVHDAATQEGGSGSPIFNSAGKVIGINAQVTVDEGGGQVPGNNLAVPIRSAFKLLREMGKPLG; encoded by the coding sequence ATGAGCAACACGGTGTCCAATCTGCTTGTGGTGTCGCTGACTGGGACCGGACAGGAACGTTCCTTTGTCTTTGACAAGGAAGCCGTCACCATTGGGGCTGGGGCTGGCTGCGACGTCGTGCTGGACCTGCCAGGAGCGGCGGTGCCGGGTGCGGTCGCGGCCATCCATCGTCGAGCGCAGCGGTTGGAGCTGTTCGTCCATGATGCTGATCACTACGCTTTCCGGGTCAATGACGAACTTCATACACCGGCTGATGGAACACCTATTGCGCTTGCCAATGGTGATGTGGTGGCCGTCGAGCCGCGGAACGTGGACGGGAGTGGCGAACCAGCGAAAGTGTTGGTGCAAGTCGTTGCCAAGCCATCAGCAAGTTCGCTACCGCCGGAAGGCCTGATGCAGTTCCCGGAGGTGGACGCTGGCGGGCAACTCCATCCAAGAACGGCAACGCGCTTTCTTCGGGAACTCGTCTTTGCCCTGTATGCCGAGATGCCGACCTGGGTCCGCGCCGTGGCCCTGCTCCTGACCGTGCTCATTCCCATTTCCGTCATGTCGGCCACGGTGATCGTGTTCGTGTTTCTCTGGAATTACGCCAAGCTCACCGAGGACTTGCGCAGCAAAAACCGCAATTCAGGTATTCAAATTGATGCGCTTCTAGAGGAAAACGAAAAACTCAAGAACCGGCTCAAGGACTACGAGGAAGCCATCAACTTCGCGCCGAAGATTGCGACGAACTATCGGGGCGGGGTCTGCCTCATTGTCGGGTCGTACAGTTATCGGGATGCTCAACAACGCCCGCTGCGGTATCTGGACCATAGCTTTGACGACAGCCGGGCGCTTTCTGCCGATGGCAAGCTCAATGTGAGCTTTGAAGGCACCGGCAATGAATTTATTGAGGAGTTTAGCGGTACGGGATTTGTCGTCGCCGATGGGGTCATTCTGACCAACCGGCATATCGCGCAGCCGTGGTGGACCGATCCCACGGATAAGCTGATTACGCAGCTCGGCGGCAAACCTTATGTCAAGGAAATTCAAGCCTACTTCCCAGAACACAAGTCACCGTTCGTTCTCAAGCCGGTCGGTTTCTCTCAGGAAAGCGATGTGGCGATGTGCACCTTCACGCCAGGCGATGCCAAAATACCCAAGCTTCCCATTGAAGGCTTTGGTGACGACGATGGGCGATCACTGCCGGATATTACCGGACAAGCCATTTTGCTCATGGGATTTCCAAACGGGGTCGAAGTGCTGGTGGCCCAGTTGACCGACGGACAACTCAAGCGTGATCTGGAGCGTCGCCTCAAAGTTTCTGAAAAAGCCATTTTGCTGGCCCAGCGCGGCGAGCTTGTCCCACTCGTGACCCAAGGCCACGTCACCCGGCTTGTAGCGGGCCGGATTGTCCACGATGCGGCCACACAGGAAGGTGGCTCCGGCAGTCCAATCTTCAACAGCGCCGGGAAAGTCATCGGTATCAACGCGCAAGTCACCGTGGATGAAGGCGGCGGCCAAGTGCCAGGCAACAACTTGGCCGTACCCATTCGGTCGGCCTTCAAGCTTCTGCGAGAGATGGGGAAGCCGCTTGGCTAG
- a CDS encoding HAD-IA family hydrolase — protein MRALLFDLDGTLVDSRRDLATALDLTLADLGLPLLGVEVVTRLVGDGARRLVERGLAASRPEAIFSETFLADALRAFKAHYAQVLLATTRPYPNVHAVLEHFAGLPKAVVTNKPAGFSETILVGLGLRAYFITVIGGDTLPERKPHPAPVQAALLACGIVKPAEAVMIGDSPNDIRAGRAAGTLTCGVTYGFRLADELAEADVVIDDLAGLVESFQAFHPGVPRDDSLSHAGG, from the coding sequence GTGCGTGCGCTGCTGTTCGACTTGGACGGCACACTGGTAGATTCGCGGCGCGACTTGGCCACGGCACTTGACCTGACGCTGGCCGACCTTGGGCTGCCGCTGCTTGGCGTGGAAGTCGTGACCCGCCTGGTTGGGGATGGGGCGCGGCGACTGGTCGAACGTGGGTTGGCAGCTTCTCGCCCAGAAGCGATATTTTCTGAAACCTTCCTTGCCGATGCGCTTCGGGCGTTCAAGGCGCACTATGCCCAAGTTCTGCTGGCAACGACGCGCCCATACCCAAATGTCCACGCCGTCCTCGAACACTTTGCCGGACTTCCCAAGGCCGTTGTCACGAACAAACCGGCTGGGTTCTCGGAAACTATTTTGGTCGGGCTTGGGTTGCGGGCGTACTTCATCACTGTCATTGGCGGCGATACGCTACCAGAACGCAAGCCGCATCCGGCGCCGGTGCAGGCCGCGCTGTTGGCCTGTGGCATTGTCAAGCCGGCCGAGGCGGTGATGATTGGCGACAGCCCCAATGACATTCGGGCCGGGCGGGCGGCTGGAACGCTTACTTGTGGCGTGACCTATGGGTTTCGTCTGGCTGATGAGTTGGCGGAGGCGGATGTCGTGATTGACGACTTGGCTGGCCTCGTTGAATCGTTCCAAGCATTTCATCCTGGAGTACCGCGCGATGACTCGTTATCGCATGCTGGCGGTTGA
- a CDS encoding Cof-type HAD-IIB family hydrolase — translation MTRYRMLAVDLDGTLLAPDSQLTPRTRAAMERAIREYHVAVVIATGRRFHSARPIARDAGLTTPLVTHNGALVKDVETSAVYHYQPLDLDVARELLNLGKAFGADTIALDDPEGDGRILTDGVSERNASLRYYLELNRQYVHRVDNLPASVAAPITQVMFCGSCASMQALAEVLERDMAAEARLLMTTYPHNDMTILDLMHPECSKATGIAHVAAQFGIAPEEILAVGDNYNDLDMLHYAGRGILMGNAEPKLKAMGFELTAPNTEDGVAQVIETYIFGSSASPA, via the coding sequence ATGACTCGTTATCGCATGCTGGCGGTTGACCTGGACGGCACGCTGCTTGCGCCAGACAGCCAATTGACCCCGCGCACCCGCGCGGCGATGGAACGTGCCATTCGGGAATACCACGTGGCCGTCGTGATTGCCACCGGCCGGCGATTTCATTCAGCCCGTCCGATTGCCCGTGACGCAGGCCTCACGACCCCCCTGGTGACGCATAATGGAGCGCTCGTCAAAGATGTCGAGACATCGGCGGTGTATCACTACCAGCCACTCGACTTGGACGTAGCCCGCGAACTACTCAACTTGGGGAAGGCCTTCGGAGCGGACACCATCGCGCTCGATGACCCAGAGGGCGACGGTCGGATTTTGACCGATGGCGTTTCCGAGCGGAATGCTTCCTTGCGGTACTATCTGGAACTCAACCGCCAGTACGTGCACCGCGTGGACAACCTCCCGGCGTCGGTCGCCGCGCCCATAACCCAGGTGATGTTTTGTGGCTCCTGCGCGTCCATGCAGGCGCTGGCGGAAGTTCTGGAGCGCGACATGGCCGCTGAAGCGCGGTTGCTCATGACAACCTACCCGCACAATGACATGACGATTCTCGACCTGATGCACCCGGAATGCTCAAAAGCCACCGGAATTGCCCACGTCGCTGCCCAGTTTGGGATTGCGCCAGAGGAAATTCTGGCGGTGGGCGACAACTACAACGATCTCGACATGCTGCACTACGCCGGACGCGGGATACTGATGGGCAACGCCGAACCCAAACTCAAAGCCATGGGATTTGAGCTAACCGCTCCCAATACCGAGGACGGGGTGGCGCAAGTCATCGAGACCTACATTTTTGGATCGTCTGCGTCGCCAGCTTGA
- a CDS encoding AAA family ATPase, which yields MRLPIPPRTLVALAGASGSGKTTFAHRHFAPTEVLSSDAFRRLVSDDENDQSATEDAFDALYFIAARRLARGRLVVIDATHSHATARARLRAFATAQGVEVLLIVFDLPLETCLAGNAARMTRSVPPFVIERQHAALRQACPTLADEGFSTVVLLETWEAVASVVVVREP from the coding sequence ATGCGCCTACCGATTCCACCACGTACGCTGGTCGCCTTGGCCGGAGCATCCGGTTCCGGCAAGACAACCTTTGCGCATCGCCATTTTGCGCCGACCGAAGTGCTCTCATCCGACGCCTTTCGGCGGCTTGTGTCCGACGATGAAAACGACCAGTCAGCCACCGAAGATGCTTTCGATGCGCTTTATTTCATTGCCGCCCGGCGGCTGGCGCGGGGACGGCTCGTTGTCATAGATGCTACGCATAGCCACGCCACTGCGCGCGCGCGGCTGCGCGCGTTTGCCACCGCCCAGGGCGTCGAAGTGCTGTTGATCGTCTTTGACTTACCGCTCGAAACTTGCTTGGCTGGCAATGCGGCCCGCATGACGCGCTCCGTGCCACCATTCGTTATTGAACGACAGCATGCGGCGCTGAGGCAGGCCTGTCCGACACTGGCGGACGAAGGTTTTTCAACCGTCGTCTTGTTGGAGACCTGGGAAGCCGTGGCGTCGGTGGTTGTCGTCCGCGAACCATAA
- a CDS encoding acyl-CoA mutase large subunit family protein: protein MSAVFTKLDASAKPDANPSPNGLPAAEHHWEATTLAQTLAKMPERRSDFTTVSLRPVKRLYTPNDLPDFDYERDLGFPGAFPYTRGIHATGYRGKPWTMRQFAGFGSPEDTNRRFKYLLEQGQTGLSVAFDLPTLMGYDADSPFSLGEVGKCGVAVSSLADMETLFDGIPLEQVTTSMTINAPASVIFAMFIVAAEKQGADLRKVSGTLQNDILKEYIAQKEWIYPPRPAMRLVTDSIAFCVERMPKFNPVSISGYHIREAGATAAQELAFTLRDGIEYVQHCVDAGLDVDDFAPRLSFFFNAHNDFFEEIAKYRAARRLWARIMRDRFGARQERSWMLRFHAQTAGCTLTAQQPYNNVVRVAIQALAAVLGGTQSLHTNSLDETLALPSEQAATIALRTQQIIAHETGVINTVDPLGGSYFVEKLTNDLEAEAFDYIQRIDAMGGMVAAIEAGFPQKEIQEASYQYQKVVDSRDKVIVGVNGFTQSENQEVPLLLIDEAAERAQRERLAALRARRDNVAVERALQALVEGAKTSANTMPLIIEAVRAYATLGEICDCLRPVFGEYQEPAF, encoded by the coding sequence ATGAGCGCAGTCTTTACCAAGCTCGATGCGAGCGCCAAGCCGGACGCTAACCCGTCACCGAACGGGTTGCCTGCGGCCGAACACCACTGGGAAGCAACCACCCTGGCCCAAACGCTAGCCAAGATGCCAGAACGTCGTTCGGACTTTACGACCGTTTCACTTCGACCCGTGAAACGACTCTACACCCCGAATGACTTGCCAGACTTTGACTACGAGCGTGACTTGGGGTTTCCAGGGGCGTTTCCGTACACGCGCGGTATCCATGCGACCGGTTATCGGGGCAAGCCGTGGACGATGCGCCAGTTTGCTGGCTTTGGCTCACCTGAAGACACGAACCGGCGGTTCAAGTACCTGCTGGAGCAAGGTCAAACTGGCCTATCCGTGGCCTTCGACTTGCCGACCTTGATGGGGTATGACGCGGATAGCCCCTTCTCCCTGGGTGAAGTCGGCAAGTGTGGCGTCGCTGTGTCAAGCCTGGCCGATATGGAAACGCTATTCGATGGTATTCCATTGGAGCAGGTAACGACCTCGATGACCATCAATGCACCGGCCTCGGTCATTTTCGCCATGTTCATCGTGGCAGCCGAGAAGCAAGGCGCTGATTTGAGAAAAGTCTCCGGCACGCTCCAAAACGATATTCTCAAGGAATACATTGCCCAGAAGGAATGGATTTATCCACCGCGTCCGGCCATGCGGTTGGTGACGGATAGTATCGCCTTCTGCGTTGAACGCATGCCCAAGTTCAACCCCGTCTCGATTTCGGGCTACCACATCCGGGAAGCTGGGGCAACGGCAGCTCAGGAGTTAGCCTTCACGCTGCGCGATGGGATTGAGTATGTCCAGCATTGCGTGGACGCCGGCCTCGACGTAGATGACTTTGCCCCACGCCTCTCGTTTTTCTTCAATGCCCACAATGACTTTTTCGAGGAAATAGCCAAGTATCGCGCGGCGCGGCGGCTCTGGGCGCGCATCATGCGGGATCGCTTTGGGGCGCGGCAGGAACGTTCGTGGATGCTACGGTTTCATGCCCAAACCGCCGGGTGCACACTGACTGCGCAGCAGCCGTACAACAATGTCGTGCGGGTGGCGATTCAGGCGCTGGCGGCAGTTCTCGGTGGAACACAGTCACTGCACACCAACTCGCTGGATGAAACCCTGGCCCTGCCGTCCGAGCAGGCCGCAACCATTGCGCTGCGGACACAGCAAATCATCGCCCATGAAACGGGCGTCATCAACACGGTTGATCCACTTGGCGGCAGTTACTTTGTCGAGAAGCTGACCAACGATCTCGAAGCCGAAGCTTTTGATTACATCCAGCGAATTGACGCCATGGGGGGCATGGTAGCGGCCATCGAGGCCGGGTTCCCGCAGAAAGAGATTCAGGAAGCGTCGTATCAGTACCAGAAGGTCGTTGACAGCCGCGACAAGGTCATCGTCGGTGTCAACGGCTTTACCCAATCGGAGAACCAGGAAGTTCCGTTGCTTTTGATTGATGAAGCGGCCGAACGGGCGCAGCGCGAACGGCTGGCAGCCTTGCGTGCCCGGCGGGACAACGTGGCGGTCGAGCGCGCGTTGCAAGCGCTGGTTGAAGGCGCGAAAACCAGCGCCAACACAATGCCGCTCATCATCGAAGCGGTTCGGGCCTATGCGACCCTCGGCGAAATTTGCGACTGCTTACGTCCAGTTTTTGGGGAATATCAAGAGCCTGCATTCTAG
- a CDS encoding response regulator transcription factor: protein MARILVIDDEPDVRLATVMSLQRGGHSTTEADSGVTAMRLLQQAGPFDLIVCDVMMPGMTGHEVCQLVRLNQATKDIPFIFLSAKRDVEERAEGIGLGADDYLGKPFALEELLIRVNSALAKHQAVVLGKATPDPLQQITLAQCIDLVVRHKLSGRLTTLIKAAQEGGGPISGAIFFEGGHAVHAKLEDRLGESAVREILASPLLMYSFEAYEVTDQITMAMDITRLIKKHG from the coding sequence ATGGCACGCATTCTCGTAATTGACGATGAGCCAGACGTGCGTCTGGCAACCGTGATGTCCTTGCAGCGTGGGGGTCATTCGACCACGGAAGCGGATAGTGGTGTTACCGCCATGCGGCTGCTTCAGCAAGCCGGCCCATTCGACCTTATCGTGTGCGATGTCATGATGCCCGGCATGACTGGCCACGAGGTCTGTCAACTTGTCCGTCTCAACCAGGCAACCAAGGATATTCCGTTCATTTTCCTGAGCGCGAAACGCGATGTTGAGGAGCGCGCGGAAGGCATTGGGCTTGGCGCAGACGATTATCTAGGCAAGCCGTTTGCCCTGGAGGAGTTACTCATTCGGGTCAATAGCGCGCTCGCCAAGCACCAGGCGGTTGTTTTGGGGAAGGCGACACCGGACCCACTCCAGCAAATCACACTCGCACAGTGCATTGATTTGGTTGTCCGCCACAAGTTGAGCGGTCGGTTGACGACACTCATCAAGGCAGCCCAGGAAGGAGGCGGGCCGATTTCTGGCGCAATCTTCTTTGAAGGGGGACATGCCGTTCATGCCAAACTTGAGGACCGGCTGGGCGAAAGCGCAGTTCGGGAAATCTTGGCGTCACCCCTGTTGATGTATTCGTTTGAAGCCTACGAAGTGACCGATCAGATCACGATGGCGATGGATATTACGCGACTCATCAAGAAGCACGGGTAA
- a CDS encoding YraN family protein, with the protein MTLTNSADAAAGNGPRDLGREGETLAARFLIQRGMRIVACNVRVPVGRARTGGRVHGEIDIVAFDGPTLVFVEVKTRTTDAVAAPERAVTTAKQRRLRRAAHRYRALIGPAEAPYRFDVATVVWPPAGPPAIQLLKDFFRP; encoded by the coding sequence ATGACGCTCACAAACTCGGCTGATGCGGCCGCAGGCAACGGTCCCCGTGACCTTGGCCGGGAGGGTGAAACCCTCGCCGCTCGCTTTCTTATCCAGCGGGGGATGCGCATCGTCGCCTGCAATGTGCGGGTTCCGGTCGGGCGGGCGCGCACCGGCGGGCGCGTCCATGGCGAAATTGACATTGTAGCCTTTGATGGACCAACCCTGGTTTTTGTGGAAGTCAAAACCCGCACCACCGACGCCGTAGCCGCACCGGAACGTGCCGTGACGACCGCGAAGCAGCGGCGCTTGCGCCGTGCTGCCCACCGCTACCGGGCGCTGATTGGGCCGGCGGAAGCGCCCTATCGTTTTGACGTGGCGACGGTCGTTTGGCCTCCGGCGGGACCGCCAGCCATCCAGCTTCTCAAGGATTTTTTCCGACCATGA
- the purN gene encoding phosphoribosylglycinamide formyltransferase has translation MTTPPRLVVLISGRGSNLRALLEAIEQQRLRATLAAVISNRADAAGLRFAEAQGIPTQVVSHVGLSRTAHSEALRDAVLPFEPQLICLAGFMRLLAPAFTQAFPWRIVNIHPSLLPAFPGLDAQQQAFDYGVKVSGCTVHLVDDELDHGPIVMQSAVPVLDDDTPETLAARILMAEHKTYPAAVERLLHEAWEIVGRRVMFQSSQSA, from the coding sequence ATGACCACACCTCCCCGCTTGGTTGTCCTCATCTCCGGCCGTGGGTCGAACCTCCGGGCGCTGCTTGAAGCCATTGAGCAGCAGCGGTTACGCGCAACGCTGGCGGCTGTCATCAGCAATCGCGCCGACGCGGCCGGACTGCGCTTTGCTGAAGCCCAGGGTATCCCAACTCAAGTGGTTTCCCATGTGGGGCTGTCGCGCACAGCCCATTCAGAGGCGCTGCGTGACGCCGTGCTGCCCTTTGAGCCACAACTGATTTGCCTTGCCGGTTTTATGCGTTTGCTGGCCCCAGCCTTCACGCAGGCGTTTCCCTGGCGCATTGTCAATATCCATCCATCGTTGCTCCCGGCCTTCCCTGGACTGGATGCCCAACAGCAGGCATTTGACTACGGGGTAAAGGTTTCCGGCTGCACCGTTCATCTGGTGGACGACGAACTCGACCACGGTCCGATTGTCATGCAGTCCGCTGTACCAGTTCTTGACGACGACACCCCGGAAACTCTGGCAGCGCGTATTTTGATGGCTGAACACAAGACCTACCCAGCGGCCGTCGAGCGGTTGCTCCACGAAGCTTGGGAAATTGTTGGGCGGCGGGTGATGTTTCAGTCGTCCCAGTCGGCGTAG
- a CDS encoding rhomboid family intramembrane serine protease: protein MIPIRDDIPSSRIPFINIGLIVINVVVFIFELTLTERQLRVFFYQFAVQPYEYFLYFSPLNRGRVDWTDLVVPLLTSMFLHGGWLHIIGNMLYLWIFGDNVEDRMGHVRYLVFYILCGILASGAHIVSDPTSHIPSLGASGAIAGVLGAYICLYPHARVLVLVPVLLFFFTVEVPAWIFLGIWIFQNFASGVATLSVETAQGGGTAWWAHIGGFVVGAILVWAFARRVPPRRVVYYADWDD from the coding sequence GTGATTCCAATTCGTGACGACATCCCCTCAAGCCGCATTCCGTTCATCAACATCGGTCTGATCGTGATCAATGTGGTCGTCTTCATTTTTGAACTGACGCTCACGGAACGTCAGTTGCGCGTCTTTTTCTATCAGTTTGCCGTCCAACCGTACGAATACTTTCTCTACTTCAGCCCGCTCAACCGCGGTCGGGTGGACTGGACCGACCTAGTCGTGCCGCTCTTGACCTCGATGTTTCTCCATGGCGGATGGCTCCACATCATCGGCAATATGCTGTACCTGTGGATTTTCGGCGACAACGTCGAAGACCGGATGGGACACGTCAGGTATTTGGTGTTTTATATTTTGTGCGGAATCTTAGCCTCGGGGGCGCATATTGTGTCCGATCCGACCAGCCACATTCCGAGTCTGGGCGCAAGCGGCGCGATTGCTGGTGTGCTGGGCGCGTACATTTGCCTGTATCCGCATGCGCGGGTGCTGGTGCTGGTGCCGGTGCTTTTGTTTTTCTTCACCGTTGAAGTGCCGGCGTGGATTTTCCTTGGCATCTGGATTTTCCAAAACTTTGCGTCAGGGGTGGCGACGCTGAGCGTCGAGACGGCACAGGGCGGTGGCACGGCCTGGTGGGCGCATATCGGTGGCTTTGTGGTCGGGGCCATCCTGGTCTGGGCTTTTGCCCGTCGGGTTCCTCCTCGGCGCGTGGTTTACTACGCCGACTGGGACGACTGA